In the Larus michahellis chromosome 6, bLarMic1.1, whole genome shotgun sequence genome, one interval contains:
- the MINDY4B gene encoding inactive ubiquitin carboxyl-terminal hydrolase MINDY-4B, whose amino-acid sequence MGDREAEHTLPRTELEEIASKISDLNKWREIFSFRGLEISNSTHQPGRGSAGDGPPGDGDPTGPQPPLLPAAIPKPLLVPPGTGGRPISLEMAMRIASEQEAEVQEISKIFLLLPSYLGLRALMLGAAAPAPIKSLHQKLWGFLRVMRLRKLLFGNVSHIFSCEWAQAYFRFCEPYSDLAYALEAEKGGTRTILMAVQAHIIKYLLFVRNTEYTHLERLRRTSRQEQGEALAAALADTLWAAGGGGRATISLLAPALHLMPSGAYKPDNFTERIQLFEFSEKAAAQEFIFDHINCFKGEGSHGVILFLYSLLFSRTLERVQEDLDSTATPLLNVSFGNITCTQAVISLLLTGRASPRQLDSGQEPARGGEVWQQRGPVGYLRWDGAQVERQHSGFGAEPAPPDMLSPLSQVCHGLRTPRLPVWLCSLSGRHGVLFGTDSRLLSDWKTERVFHLYFYNGQREQTKTAHLTIDTHSHPWEEDPCEDPSSLGKRRPPVEMAIRTKWAGATVSWNGTDPFF is encoded by the exons ATGGGGGACCGGGAGGCTGAGCACACCCTGCCACGGACAGAGCTAGAGGAGATTGCCAGCAAGATTTCAGATCTAAACAAATGGAGAGAAATTTTTAGTTTCCGtgg tttgGAAATCAGCAACTCAACTCATCAG CCAGGCCGGGGCAGCGCTGGCGATGGACCACCTGGAGATGGAGACCCCACGGGGCCgcagccacctctgctccccgCCGCCATCCCCAAGCCCCTCCTGGTCCCTCCAGGCACAGGTGGACGACCCATCTCCTTGGAAATGGCAATG CGAATAGCCTCAGAACAGGAGGCAGAAGTTCAGGAGATCAGCAAGATATTTCTACTCTTACCCAGTTACCTGGGTTTGAGAGCACTAATGTTGggggctgctgcccctgcccctaTTAAAAGCCTTCACCAGAAGCTCTGGGGGTTTCTGCGAGTGATG aggctgagaaagctgctgtTTGGAAACGTGTCCCACATCTTCAGCTGTGAATGGGCACAAGCGTACTTCAGGTTTTGCGAGCCATACTCTGACCTGGCCTATGCTTTGGAGGCAGAAAAG GGGGGAACAAGAACCATTCTGATGGCTGTACAAGCACACATCATTAAATACCTGCTCTTCGTAAGAAACACAGAATATACACACCTGGAAAG GCTGCGCAGGACAAgccggcaggagcagggggaggcgcTGGCTGCGGCGCTGGCAGACACCCtgtgggcagcaggaggaggtgggagagccACGATCAGTCTCCTCGCCCCAGCCCTCCACCTCATGCCGAGTGGAGCCTACAAACCCGACAACTTCACGGAAAGA ATCCAGCTGTTTGAGTTCTCtgagaaagcagcagctcaggaatTCATCTTTGACCACATAAACTGT ttcaaagGTGAAGGCAGTCATGGAGTGATCCTATTTTTATACAGCTTACTTTTCTCTAGGACACTGGAAag GGTCCAAGAAGATTTAGACAGCACGGCAACTCCTCTGTTAAACGTCAGTTTTGGAAACATCACCTGCACACAG GCTGTGATCAGCCTCCTCCTGACAGGCCGGGCCAGTCCACGCCAGCTTGACAGTGGCCAGGAGCCAGCACGTGGTGGCGAGGTGTGGCAGCAGCGTGGCCCGGTGGGCTACCTGCGCTGGGACGGGGCGCAGGTGGAGCGGCAG CACAGCGGCTttggggcagagccagccccaccGGACATGTTGTCCCCCCTCTCCCAGGTGTGCCACGGGCTGAGGACGCCCCGGCTGCCCGTCTGGCTGTGCAGCCTCTCCGGCAGGCACGGCGTCCTCTTTGGCACTGATAGCCGGCTCCTCTCCGACTGGAAAACAGAGAGAGTTTTCCACCTGTACTTCTACAACGGGCAGCGGGAGCAGACGAAAACAGCCCATCTGACGATAG ACACTCATTCGCATCCCTGGGAAGAGGACCCATGTGAAGACCCaagcagcctggggaagaggcGTCCTCCCGTGGAGATGGCCATCAGGACCAAGTGGGCAGGAGCAACCGTCAGCTGGAATGGGACAGACCCCTTCTTCTGA
- the CLRN1 gene encoding clarin-1 isoform X1: MPAQQKKIIFCIAGVLSFACALGTAAAIGTQLWVKGTILCKTGALLVNATGQELEKFIGKIQYGLFYGERVRQCGLGGRPFQFSFFPDLLKIIPASIHVSVILFCTVLIVFALVGAGFFMFNAFGSPYETLHGPVGLYLWSFYQYGIWLGCTRHGLAAGMMSISPSVSGSCGCLIMILFSSEVKIHHLSEKIANFKEGSFTFKTHSEHFANSFWIILVCSLVHFLNALLIRFAGFEFPFSKSKDSGPITGAADLMY; encoded by the exons ATGCCAgctcagcagaagaaaattatcttttGCATCGCCGGGGTGCTGAGCTTTGCCTGTGCGCTGGGGACGGCGGCAGCCATCGGCACGCAGCTGTGGGTTAAGGGGACGATACTCTGCAAGACGGGAGCCCTGCTCGTCAACGCCACCGGCCAGGAGCTGGAGAAGTTTATTGGCAAAATCCAGTATGGGCTTTTCTACGGCGAGCGCGTGAGACAGTGCGGGCTCGGGGGGAGACCTTTCCAGTTTTCAT tttttccGGATTTGCTCAAAATTATCCCTGCAAGTATCCATGTTAGTGTCATTCTCTTCTGTACAGTACTGATCGTCTTTGCTCTGGTGGGAGCAGGTTTCTTCATGTTCAATGCTTTTGGCAGTCCTTACGAAACCCTGCACGGCCCCGTCGGGTTGTACCTCTGGAGCTTC TATCAATATGGCATTTGGTTGGGATGTACACGGCACGGGCTTGCTGCAGGGATGATGAGCATCTCCCCCTCCGTTTCAGGTTCCTGTGGCTGCCTCATCATGATTCTCTTCTCTTCAGAAGTGAAAATCCACCACCTTTCAGAGAAAATTGCTAATTTCAAAGAGGGAAGTTTTACATTCAAGACTCACAGTGAACACTTCGCAAATTCATTCTGGATCATCCTGGTTTGCTCCCTGGTGCACTTCCTGAACGCCTTGCTAATACGATTTGCTGGATTTGAATTTCccttttcaaaatcaaaagatTCTGGGCCAATCACTGGAGCTGCTGACCTGATGTATTAG
- the CLRN1 gene encoding clarin-1 isoform X2 yields MPAQQKKIIFCIAGVLSFACALGTAAAIGTQLWVKGTILCKTGALLVNATGQELEKFIGKIQYGLFYGERVRQCGLGGRPFQFSFFPDLLKIIPASIHVSVILFCTVLIVFALVGAGFFMFNAFGSPYETLHGPVGLYLWSFIACSCGCLIMILFSSEVKIHHLSEKIANFKEGSFTFKTHSEHFANSFWIILVCSLVHFLNALLIRFAGFEFPFSKSKDSGPITGAADLMY; encoded by the exons ATGCCAgctcagcagaagaaaattatcttttGCATCGCCGGGGTGCTGAGCTTTGCCTGTGCGCTGGGGACGGCGGCAGCCATCGGCACGCAGCTGTGGGTTAAGGGGACGATACTCTGCAAGACGGGAGCCCTGCTCGTCAACGCCACCGGCCAGGAGCTGGAGAAGTTTATTGGCAAAATCCAGTATGGGCTTTTCTACGGCGAGCGCGTGAGACAGTGCGGGCTCGGGGGGAGACCTTTCCAGTTTTCAT tttttccGGATTTGCTCAAAATTATCCCTGCAAGTATCCATGTTAGTGTCATTCTCTTCTGTACAGTACTGATCGTCTTTGCTCTGGTGGGAGCAGGTTTCTTCATGTTCAATGCTTTTGGCAGTCCTTACGAAACCCTGCACGGCCCCGTCGGGTTGTACCTCTGGAGCTTCATCGCCT GTTCCTGTGGCTGCCTCATCATGATTCTCTTCTCTTCAGAAGTGAAAATCCACCACCTTTCAGAGAAAATTGCTAATTTCAAAGAGGGAAGTTTTACATTCAAGACTCACAGTGAACACTTCGCAAATTCATTCTGGATCATCCTGGTTTGCTCCCTGGTGCACTTCCTGAACGCCTTGCTAATACGATTTGCTGGATTTGAATTTCccttttcaaaatcaaaagatTCTGGGCCAATCACTGGAGCTGCTGACCTGATGTATTAG